The following coding sequences lie in one Frigoribacterium sp. SL97 genomic window:
- a CDS encoding purine-nucleoside phosphorylase encodes MSETTTHPLDDRAADPFEVARTAAAEIAEKTGVARHDIALTLGSGWAKAADLIGETVAEVPATEITGFAASAVVGHTSSIRSIALPSGKQALVMGARTHYYEGHGVRRVVHGVRTAAATGATTMILTNGAGGIKETWKPGTPVLISDHINLTADSPLEGATFIDLTDLYSTRLRDVARGIDPELDEGVYTQFRGPHYETPAEVQMAKAIGGHIVGMSTALEAIAARQSGMEVLGMSLITNLAAGIQKTPLSHAEVLEAGREAEAKISDLLARIVAAL; translated from the coding sequence ATGTCTGAGACCACCACGCACCCGCTCGACGACCGCGCCGCCGACCCCTTCGAGGTCGCCCGCACCGCCGCCGCCGAGATCGCCGAGAAGACCGGCGTCGCCCGACACGACATCGCCCTGACGCTGGGCAGCGGTTGGGCCAAGGCCGCCGACCTGATCGGTGAGACCGTCGCCGAGGTCCCCGCGACCGAGATCACCGGCTTCGCCGCGTCGGCCGTCGTCGGCCACACGAGCTCGATCCGCAGCATCGCACTGCCCTCGGGCAAGCAGGCCCTCGTCATGGGCGCCCGCACCCACTACTACGAGGGCCACGGCGTGCGTCGGGTCGTGCACGGCGTGCGCACGGCCGCCGCCACGGGCGCGACGACCATGATCCTGACGAACGGTGCCGGGGGCATCAAGGAGACCTGGAAGCCCGGCACGCCGGTGCTGATCAGCGACCACATCAACCTCACGGCGGACTCGCCCCTCGAGGGCGCGACGTTCATCGACCTGACCGACCTCTACTCGACGCGCCTCCGCGACGTCGCCCGCGGCATCGATCCCGAGCTCGACGAGGGCGTCTACACGCAGTTCCGCGGCCCGCACTACGAGACGCCGGCCGAGGTGCAGATGGCCAAGGCCATCGGCGGGCACATCGTGGGCATGTCGACGGCCCTCGAGGCCATCGCCGCGCGCCAGTCCGGCATGGAGGTGCTCGGCATGTCGCTGATCACCAACCTGGCCGCGGGCATCCAGAAGACGCCGCTCAGCCACGCCGAGGTGCTCGAGGCCGGGCGCGAGGCCGAGGCCAAGATCAGCGACCTGCTCGCCCGCATCGTGGCGGCCCTGTGA
- a CDS encoding phospho-sugar mutase — protein sequence MTGSGSDGSPVSSDLERLIASATAWRDQDPDDETRDELDRLLTRAGSDDADASSELADRFAGRLQFGTAGLRGALGSGPNRMNRVLVAQAAAGFAAFLRGRESSPSIVIGYDGRKNSDVFARDTAEIMAAAGVAATILPRALPTPVLAFAVRHLDVSAGVMVTASHNPAQDNGYKVYLGGVDAGSQIVSPVDGEIAAEIEEAAQSPVTRLARSDDYREAGDDLVMEYVRRTAAVAGTAANGRQPRVVYTAMHGVGWEVARRVFATAGFTEPIPVGEQSAPDPAFPTVAFPNPEEPGALDLAYATAGRVEADLVIANDPDADRLAVAIPVDGGWRRLSGNEVGSLLGWRAAERARRDDRDGTLAASIVSSPALREIARVHGLDYVDTLTGFKWVSRVGGLLYGYEEALGYLVDPDVVRDKDGISAAVDLLALATELHTAGSSLAEHLVAFDERFGAYASSQISIRVEDLATITDLTDGLRRRPPSTIGSHRVDRVDDFRDGFGAFPAGDILRYWLTDGSRVIVRPSGTEPKLKVYIDASSTEGDAVARRAAAEAAVADLDAGMRDLLA from the coding sequence GTGACGGGGTCCGGCAGCGACGGCTCCCCGGTCTCGTCCGACCTCGAGCGGTTGATCGCGTCGGCCACCGCCTGGCGCGACCAGGACCCCGACGACGAGACGCGCGACGAGCTCGACCGACTGCTGACCCGGGCCGGCTCCGACGACGCCGACGCCTCGTCCGAACTCGCCGACCGCTTCGCCGGTCGCCTGCAGTTCGGCACGGCCGGCCTGCGCGGCGCCCTCGGCTCGGGTCCGAACCGCATGAACCGCGTGCTCGTGGCGCAGGCCGCGGCCGGCTTCGCGGCCTTCCTGCGGGGCCGCGAGTCGAGCCCCTCCATCGTCATCGGCTACGACGGGCGCAAGAACTCCGACGTCTTCGCGCGGGACACGGCCGAGATCATGGCCGCCGCGGGCGTCGCGGCCACGATCCTGCCCCGCGCCCTCCCGACCCCGGTGCTGGCCTTCGCCGTGCGCCACCTCGACGTCAGCGCAGGCGTCATGGTGACCGCGAGCCACAACCCGGCGCAGGACAACGGCTACAAGGTCTACCTCGGCGGTGTCGACGCCGGCTCGCAGATCGTGTCCCCGGTCGACGGCGAGATCGCCGCCGAGATCGAGGAGGCCGCGCAGTCCCCCGTCACGCGACTGGCCCGTTCCGACGACTACCGCGAGGCCGGTGACGACCTCGTCATGGAGTACGTCCGTCGCACCGCCGCGGTGGCCGGCACGGCGGCGAACGGTCGTCAGCCACGGGTCGTCTACACCGCGATGCACGGCGTCGGGTGGGAGGTCGCACGCCGCGTGTTCGCGACCGCCGGCTTCACCGAGCCGATCCCGGTCGGCGAGCAGAGCGCCCCCGACCCGGCGTTCCCGACCGTGGCCTTCCCCAACCCGGAAGAGCCCGGCGCCCTGGACCTCGCGTACGCCACGGCCGGCCGCGTCGAGGCCGACCTGGTCATCGCCAACGATCCCGACGCCGACCGGCTCGCGGTCGCGATCCCCGTCGACGGCGGCTGGCGTCGACTCAGCGGCAACGAGGTCGGCTCGCTGCTCGGCTGGCGCGCCGCAGAACGGGCACGACGGGACGACCGCGACGGCACCCTGGCCGCGAGCATCGTCTCGTCGCCCGCCCTGCGCGAGATCGCCCGGGTACACGGACTCGACTACGTCGACACGCTCACGGGATTCAAGTGGGTCTCCCGCGTCGGAGGGCTGCTCTACGGCTACGAAGAGGCACTCGGCTACCTCGTCGACCCCGACGTCGTCCGCGACAAGGACGGGATCTCGGCCGCGGTCGACCTCCTCGCCCTCGCCACGGAGCTGCACACGGCCGGGTCGAGCCTGGCCGAGCACCTCGTCGCCTTCGACGAGCGGTTCGGCGCCTACGCCTCCTCGCAGATCTCGATCCGGGTCGAGGACCTCGCCACCATCACGGACCTCACCGACGGTCTCCGCCGGCGCCCGCCGTCGACGATCGGCTCGCACCGCGTCGACCGGGTGGACGACTTCCGGGACGGGTTCGGAGCCTTCCCCGCGGGCGACATCCTCCGCTACTGGCTCACCGACGGCTCACGCGTCATCGTCCGCCCGAGCGGCACCGAGCCGAAGCTCAAGGTCTACATCGACGCGTCGAGCACCGAGGGCGACGCCGTCGCCCGTCGAGCCGCCGCCGAGGCGGCCGTGGCCGATCTCGACGCGGGCATGCGCGACCTCCTGGCCTGA
- a CDS encoding PTS sugar transporter subunit IIB, which produces MKIVTICGAGIGSSGILKVNAERVLAKLDIEADVVAADIGSIATVGDDAQVILTSAEFVEAIGSTFADVIVIQNHFDQAELTEKLQKSLG; this is translated from the coding sequence ATGAAGATCGTCACCATCTGCGGCGCCGGCATCGGCAGCAGCGGAATCCTCAAGGTCAACGCCGAGCGGGTCCTGGCCAAGCTCGACATCGAGGCCGACGTGGTCGCAGCCGACATCGGCTCGATCGCGACGGTCGGTGACGATGCGCAGGTGATCCTCACGTCGGCCGAGTTCGTCGAGGCCATCGGCTCCACGTTCGCCGACGTCATCGTCATCCAGAACCACTTCGACCAGGCGGAGCTCACCGAGAAGCTGCAGAAGTCGCTCGGCTGA
- a CDS encoding PTS sugar transporter subunit IIA, whose translation MALPPLPDEAVVIGAQVVDWREAVRVAGRALVDSGAAREGYGDEMVRMIDEHGPYVVIAPGLALAHARPGDDVVRDGLAVVTLAEPVPFGHPHNDPVSVVLGLAIVTVGGHLESIADLANVFNEASVIPALAAASSVDEVRRLMGVPA comes from the coding sequence ATGGCACTCCCGCCGCTGCCGGACGAGGCCGTCGTCATCGGCGCCCAGGTCGTCGACTGGCGTGAGGCCGTCCGAGTGGCCGGTCGTGCCCTGGTCGACTCCGGTGCCGCCCGCGAGGGCTACGGCGACGAGATGGTCCGCATGATCGACGAACACGGCCCCTACGTGGTCATCGCCCCCGGTCTCGCCCTGGCCCACGCACGGCCCGGTGACGACGTCGTCCGCGACGGCCTGGCCGTCGTGACCCTGGCCGAGCCCGTTCCGTTCGGGCACCCGCACAACGACCCGGTCAGCGTGGTCCTCGGCCTCGCGATCGTCACCGTCGGCGGCCACCTCGAGTCGATCGCCGACCTGGCGAACGTCTTCAACGAGGCCTCCGTCATCCCCGCCCTCGCGGCCGCCTCCTCGGTCGACGAGGTGCGGCGGCTCATGGGCGTCCCCGCCTGA
- a CDS encoding adenosine deaminase, translated as MSAPDKDYRLPNGGPRLAALPKVSLHDHLDGGLRPETIVDLAVEAGVDLPASEPEALRRWFVENADSGTLVDYLATFELTVAVMQTREQLTRVAHEFVLDLAADGVVHAEVRWAPEQHQRQGLTLDQAVEAVQAGFASAVQSLADDGYEISVGQILSALRQGERSLEIAQLAVRHRENGVLAFDIAGPEAGYPAADHRVAFDLLAREFMPVTVHAGEADGLDSIRGALIDGRALRLGHGVRIAEDIRVVASKGSTSTVEIGPIASWVRDREIPLELSPQSNLQTGAIAAWGTDLDDHPFDLLYQLGYGVTVNTDNRLMSDTSLCKELALLSQAFDYDLDDHETFQLNAAASCFLPLEDREALADRITAGFEGA; from the coding sequence ATGAGCGCTCCCGACAAGGACTACCGGCTGCCGAACGGGGGCCCGCGCCTCGCGGCCCTGCCGAAGGTCTCGCTGCACGACCACCTCGACGGCGGACTCCGGCCCGAGACCATCGTCGACCTCGCGGTCGAGGCCGGCGTCGATCTCCCCGCGTCCGAACCCGAGGCGCTGCGCCGCTGGTTCGTCGAGAACGCCGACTCCGGCACCCTCGTCGACTACCTCGCGACCTTCGAGCTCACGGTCGCGGTCATGCAGACCCGCGAGCAGCTGACCCGGGTCGCGCACGAGTTCGTCCTCGACCTGGCCGCCGACGGCGTCGTCCACGCCGAGGTGCGCTGGGCCCCCGAGCAACACCAACGGCAGGGGCTCACCCTCGACCAGGCGGTGGAGGCCGTGCAGGCGGGCTTCGCGTCGGCCGTGCAGTCGCTGGCCGACGACGGGTACGAGATCTCGGTCGGGCAGATCCTGAGTGCGCTGCGCCAGGGCGAGCGATCGCTCGAGATCGCCCAGCTCGCCGTGCGCCATCGCGAGAACGGCGTGCTGGCCTTCGACATCGCCGGTCCCGAGGCGGGGTACCCGGCCGCCGACCACAGGGTCGCCTTCGACCTGTTGGCCCGCGAGTTCATGCCCGTCACGGTGCACGCGGGCGAGGCCGACGGTCTCGACAGCATCCGGGGTGCGCTGATCGACGGGCGGGCCCTCCGGCTCGGCCACGGGGTCCGCATCGCCGAAGACATCCGCGTCGTCGCGAGCAAGGGGTCGACCTCCACCGTCGAGATCGGGCCGATCGCGTCGTGGGTGCGCGACCGCGAGATCCCGCTCGAGTTGTCGCCGCAGTCGAACCTGCAGACCGGTGCCATCGCCGCCTGGGGAACGGACCTCGACGACCACCCCTTCGACCTGCTGTACCAGCTCGGCTACGGCGTGACGGTCAACACCGACAACCGCCTGATGAGCGACACGAGCCTCTGCAAAGAGCTCGCCCTGCTCAGCCAGGCCTTCGACTACGACCTCGACGACCACGAGACCTTCCAACTCAACGCCGCCGCGTCGTGCTTCCTGCCCCTCGAGGACCGCGAGGCGCTGGCCGACCGCATCACCGCCGGCTTCGAGGGGGCCTGA
- a CDS encoding thymidine phosphorylase — MTQNAVEPFDTVDLIRVKRGGDALSTAQIDWLIDAYTRGYVADEQMSALTMAIFLNGMERREIRDMTMAMIRSGERMDFAGLGKTTVDKHSTGGVGDKITLPLAPLVASFGVAVPQLSGRGLGHTGGTLDKLESIPGWQASISNDRMREIMADSGAVVCAAGSGLAPADGKLYALRDITGTVEAIPLIASSIMSKKIAEGTAALVLDVKFGSGAFIQDIERSRELARTMVDLGTDAGVATTALLTDMNVPLGLTIGNALEVRESVETLAGGGPADIRELTVALAREMLTLAGRPDADVEAALDDGRAMDAWKRMIRAQGGDPDAALPTARETHVVTAGRSGHLTEQHALPFGIGAWRLGAGRARKQDPVQAAAGIELHAKPGDRVTEGQPLFTLHTDEPERFERALEAVDGAWTIGDEAPAARTIVAERIG, encoded by the coding sequence GTGACCCAGAACGCCGTCGAACCGTTCGACACCGTCGACCTCATCCGCGTCAAGCGGGGCGGCGACGCCCTCAGCACCGCGCAGATCGACTGGCTCATCGACGCGTACACGCGCGGGTACGTCGCGGACGAGCAGATGTCGGCGCTGACCATGGCGATCTTCCTCAACGGCATGGAGCGCCGAGAGATCCGAGACATGACGATGGCCATGATCCGGTCGGGCGAGAGGATGGACTTCGCCGGGCTCGGCAAGACGACCGTGGACAAGCACTCCACCGGTGGCGTCGGTGACAAGATCACCCTGCCGCTGGCTCCGCTCGTCGCCTCGTTCGGCGTCGCCGTGCCCCAGCTCTCGGGCCGGGGCCTCGGCCACACCGGGGGAACACTCGACAAGCTCGAGTCGATCCCCGGCTGGCAGGCCTCGATCTCGAACGACCGCATGCGCGAGATCATGGCCGACAGCGGCGCCGTCGTCTGCGCCGCCGGGTCGGGCCTCGCCCCCGCCGACGGCAAGCTCTACGCGCTCCGTGACATCACGGGCACCGTCGAGGCCATCCCGCTGATCGCGTCGTCGATCATGAGCAAGAAGATCGCCGAGGGCACCGCCGCCCTCGTCCTCGACGTCAAGTTCGGGTCGGGCGCCTTCATCCAGGACATCGAGCGGTCGCGTGAGCTGGCCCGCACCATGGTCGACCTCGGCACCGACGCCGGCGTCGCGACCACCGCCCTGCTGACCGACATGAACGTGCCGCTCGGGTTGACCATCGGCAACGCCCTCGAGGTCCGTGAGTCGGTCGAGACCCTCGCCGGAGGCGGCCCCGCCGACATCCGCGAGCTCACGGTGGCACTCGCCCGCGAGATGCTGACCCTCGCGGGGAGACCCGACGCCGACGTCGAGGCCGCCCTCGACGACGGACGCGCCATGGACGCCTGGAAGCGCATGATCCGTGCCCAGGGCGGGGACCCCGACGCCGCGCTGCCGACCGCCCGCGAGACGCACGTCGTCACCGCCGGGCGCAGTGGTCACCTGACCGAGCAGCACGCGCTGCCCTTCGGCATCGGTGCCTGGCGCCTCGGTGCCGGTCGCGCCCGCAAGCAGGACCCCGTGCAGGCGGCCGCCGGCATCGAGCTGCACGCGAAGCCGGGCGACCGGGTCACCGAGGGCCAGCCCCTCTTCACCCTGCACACCGACGAACCCGAGCGGTTCGAGCGTGCCCTCGAGGCCGTCGACGGGGCGTGGACGATCGGCGACGAGGCTCCGGCGGCGCGCACGATCGTCGCCGAGCGCATCGGCTGA
- a CDS encoding cytidine deaminase, whose amino-acid sequence MTARSSESVLAETDWDALRGAARDAMRKAYVPYSNFPVGAAAVTDDGRIVSGCNVENASYGITLCAECSLVSDLVMSGGGRLVAFACVDGNGGVLMPCGRCRQLLYEHSDEAMVLDTVSGFKTIDEVIPDAFGPRQLEAYRASQG is encoded by the coding sequence GTGACCGCCCGCAGCAGCGAGTCCGTGCTCGCCGAGACCGACTGGGACGCCCTCCGCGGGGCGGCTCGCGACGCCATGCGCAAGGCGTACGTCCCCTACTCGAACTTCCCCGTGGGGGCCGCGGCCGTCACGGACGACGGTCGGATCGTCTCGGGCTGCAACGTCGAGAACGCCTCGTACGGCATCACCCTCTGCGCCGAGTGCTCATTGGTGTCCGACCTCGTCATGTCGGGAGGGGGCCGTTTGGTCGCCTTCGCCTGCGTCGACGGCAACGGCGGGGTCCTGATGCCCTGCGGGCGGTGCCGTCAGCTGCTCTACGAACACTCCGACGAAGCCATGGTCCTCGACACCGTCTCGGGCTTCAAGACCATCGACGAGGTCATCCCCGACGCGTTCGGACCGCGGCAGCTCGAGGCGTACCGCGCCTCGCAGGGCTGA
- a CDS encoding ABC transporter permease — MSTLTPDTAVPAAPSPDLARASSRSLKAPIAFAIFTVVAAVLFLGLARDGESTFRLSTTTDFFALPDAVLPAAGTGIVLTVLLAVITVVAVLRAVRFEKVPIWLIAVFGVLFLLGFLTWASAGQTIPVPGLLLGALALSTPLIFGALGGVISERVGVVNVAIEGQLLAGAFVSAMVASATGSAYVGLVGAMIAGVLVSMVLAVFSIRYIVDQVIVGVVLNVLVTGLTSFLYSQVLSKSESLNRGVRFPQLDIPVLSQIPIVGPVFFRQTIIVYLMYIAIAVVFYGLFRTRWGLRLRSVGEHPQAADTVGIKVNATRFWNVSLAGAIAGLGGAYFTLGSLGNFQKEMTAGAGFIALAAVIFGRWDPIRATLAALLFGFASNLQNVLGAIGSPVPSEFMLMLPYVVTIFAVAGLVGQSRGPAASGKPYIKS, encoded by the coding sequence GTGAGCACGCTCACCCCCGACACCGCGGTCCCCGCCGCGCCGTCGCCCGACCTGGCGCGGGCCTCCTCCCGCAGCCTCAAGGCCCCGATCGCGTTCGCGATCTTCACGGTCGTGGCCGCCGTGCTGTTCCTCGGCCTCGCCCGGGACGGCGAGAGCACCTTCCGCCTGTCGACGACGACGGACTTCTTCGCCCTGCCCGACGCGGTCCTGCCGGCGGCCGGCACCGGCATCGTGCTGACGGTGCTCCTGGCCGTCATCACGGTGGTCGCGGTGCTGCGCGCCGTCCGCTTCGAGAAGGTGCCGATCTGGCTGATCGCCGTGTTCGGCGTCCTCTTCCTGCTCGGCTTCCTCACGTGGGCGAGCGCCGGTCAGACCATCCCGGTGCCCGGTCTGCTGCTCGGCGCCCTCGCACTCAGCACCCCGCTGATCTTCGGTGCCCTCGGCGGTGTCATCAGCGAGCGGGTCGGTGTCGTCAACGTCGCGATCGAGGGGCAGTTGCTCGCCGGAGCCTTCGTCTCGGCCATGGTCGCCTCGGCGACCGGGTCGGCCTACGTCGGCCTGGTCGGGGCGATGATCGCGGGCGTGCTCGTGTCGATGGTCCTGGCGGTCTTCAGCATCCGCTACATCGTCGACCAGGTCATCGTCGGCGTCGTGCTCAACGTGCTCGTCACGGGCCTCACCAGCTTCCTGTACTCGCAGGTGCTGTCGAAGTCCGAGTCGCTGAACCGCGGCGTGCGGTTCCCGCAGCTCGACATCCCGGTCCTCAGCCAGATCCCGATCGTCGGGCCGGTCTTCTTCCGTCAGACGATCATCGTCTACCTGATGTACATCGCGATCGCGGTCGTCTTCTACGGTCTCTTCCGCACGCGGTGGGGGTTGCGCCTCCGTTCGGTGGGCGAGCACCCGCAGGCGGCCGACACCGTGGGCATCAAGGTCAACGCCACCCGGTTCTGGAACGTCTCCCTCGCGGGGGCGATCGCCGGCCTCGGCGGGGCGTACTTCACGCTCGGTTCGCTCGGCAACTTCCAGAAAGAGATGACGGCGGGCGCGGGCTTCATCGCCCTGGCCGCGGTCATCTTCGGTCGGTGGGACCCAATCCGGGCCACGCTCGCCGCGCTGTTGTTCGGCTTCGCGAGCAACCTGCAGAACGTGCTCGGCGCCATCGGTTCGCCGGTGCCCAGCGAGTTCATGCTCATGCTGCCGTACGTCGTGACGATCTTCGCGGTCGCCGGCCTGGTCGGGCAGTCCCGGGGCCCCGCGGCCTCGGGCAAGCCTTACATCAAGTCGTGA
- a CDS encoding ABC transporter permease has protein sequence MSDATTTTTGPGTPPAPSSPESTEGRGSRLLREITTGNAAISVLAVVLALVVSGLLIGFTDTTVQGTLGYFFSRPADFFQAFWTAVGGSYSSLFQGAIYNFRVDGFAAGIRPLTETLNYAVPLIAAGLGVAVAFRVGLFNIGARGQMLMASAAAGWVGFSFHLPLAVHLPLALAAGIAAGALWGGIVGLLKARTGAHEVILTIMLNYIAFYLLAFMLRTQGLLQAPGSANPKSPATLDTAILPDLFGARYNLNWGFVLVIVITAVVWWLINRSTLGFRFRAVGENPHAARTAGMNVKNIYLYAMLISGALAGVAGSTQVLGTLTSGFTSGIDAGIGFDAITVALLGRSRPWGVFGAGVLFGALKAGGYSMQAANGVPIDIVLVVQSLIVLFVAAPPLVRAIFRLPAPGLRPVRKASNKEAVVTK, from the coding sequence GTGAGCGACGCCACGACCACCACGACGGGCCCGGGCACGCCACCCGCCCCGTCGTCACCGGAGTCGACCGAGGGACGCGGCTCGCGCCTCCTGAGAGAGATCACGACCGGCAACGCCGCCATCTCGGTACTCGCCGTCGTGTTGGCACTCGTCGTCTCGGGCCTCCTCATCGGGTTCACCGACACCACGGTGCAGGGCACGCTGGGCTACTTCTTCTCGCGCCCGGCCGACTTCTTCCAGGCGTTCTGGACCGCGGTCGGCGGGTCGTACTCGTCGCTCTTCCAGGGCGCGATCTACAACTTCCGGGTCGACGGCTTCGCGGCGGGCATCCGTCCGCTGACCGAGACGCTGAACTACGCCGTGCCCCTCATCGCCGCGGGCCTCGGCGTCGCGGTCGCGTTCCGCGTGGGCCTGTTCAACATCGGTGCCCGCGGGCAGATGCTGATGGCCTCGGCCGCCGCCGGCTGGGTGGGCTTCTCCTTCCACCTGCCGCTCGCCGTGCACCTTCCCCTCGCCCTCGCCGCCGGCATCGCCGCGGGTGCCCTGTGGGGCGGCATCGTGGGCCTGCTCAAGGCCCGCACCGGCGCCCACGAGGTGATCCTCACGATCATGCTCAACTACATCGCCTTCTACCTGTTGGCCTTCATGTTGCGGACGCAGGGCCTGCTGCAGGCTCCGGGCAGCGCGAACCCCAAGTCGCCCGCCACGCTCGACACGGCGATCCTGCCCGACCTGTTCGGCGCCCGGTACAACCTCAACTGGGGCTTCGTGCTGGTCATCGTCATCACCGCCGTCGTCTGGTGGCTGATCAACCGGTCGACGCTCGGCTTCCGGTTCCGTGCCGTCGGCGAGAACCCGCACGCAGCCCGCACGGCCGGCATGAACGTCAAGAACATCTACCTCTACGCGATGCTCATCTCGGGTGCGCTCGCGGGCGTCGCCGGGTCGACCCAGGTGCTCGGCACGCTGACCAGCGGCTTCACCTCGGGCATCGACGCCGGCATCGGCTTCGACGCGATCACGGTCGCGCTGCTCGGTCGTTCGCGGCCGTGGGGAGTGTTCGGCGCCGGCGTCCTCTTCGGCGCGCTCAAGGCCGGCGGGTACTCGATGCAGGCCGCCAACGGCGTACCGATCGACATCGTGCTCGTCGTGCAGTCCCTCATCGTGTTGTTCGTGGCCGCGCCCCCGCTGGTCCGAGCGATCTTCCGTCTGCCGGCCCCGGGCCTCCGCCCGGTGCGCAAGGCCTCGAACAAGGAGGCGGTGGTCACCAAGTGA